ATATGCCGGGTGACCCGGCCATAAGCCTTCCACACTATTTTACCTGTTCCACCACTCTTTTTTACTTCTTCATCATCTGAAGCGATTGCGGCCATTTTGCCAGTTAGAGCAGACACTGAAGAGAGTAAATCATGGTGAGGTATTCGGGAGAAGGAGGTTGCCCCGAGGACCCGAAGCGCCGAAAGCTATACATCCTCTGCATCATCTCCTGCGCCGCCCTAATCGCAGTCCTGCCGTTCGTTACCCATATGCGATTTGTCATCTGGCTGGTGCTCGGGATTATCATGTACGTAGCATACGGACGATCCCACAGCATCCTTCAGAGAATGACGTAAGTGGTTTCGGGAGGAGGGAGACGGATACTGTTACGTATCCTGTCGCACTCCACCCAAACGAGCGGACTGATGCCGGGAAATATTGGTAAAACAACAATTATGCAGAGATTGAGTGGCATTTTGCATATATCACACGAATGTGCTTGCGAGAGAAAAACACCGTTCATTCAAAACAA
Above is a window of Methanogenium organophilum DNA encoding:
- a CDS encoding amino acid permease C-terminal domain-containing protein, with product MVRYSGEGGCPEDPKRRKLYILCIISCAALIAVLPFVTHMRFVIWLVLGIIMYVAYGRSHSILQRMT